One genomic region from Mus musculus strain CAST/Ei chromosome Y genomic contig, GRCm38.p6 alternate locus group CAST/Ei CAST/EI_MMCHRY_CTG3 encodes:
- the Ssty2 gene encoding spermiogenesis specific transcript on the Y 2 (The RefSeq protein has 5 substitutions compared to this genomic sequence), whose translation MTSLKKKSRRKHSSQALGNIVGCRISHGWKEGNEPVTHWKAIILGQLPTNPSLYLVKYDGIDSVYGQELHSDERILNLKVLPHKVDFPQVREVHLAGALVGREVQHKFEGKDGSEDNWSGMVLAQVPFLQDYFYISYKKDPVLYVYQLLDDYKEGNLHIIPETPLAGVRSGDDNDFLIGSWVQYTRDDGSKKFGKVVYKVLANPTVYFIKFLGDLHIYVYTLVSNIT comes from the coding sequence atgacatcactcaagaagaagagtaggaggaagccttcttcccaggccctggggaatattgttggctgcagaatttctcacgggtggaaggaaggtaatgagcctgtcacccattggaaggccatcattctaggtcaactgccaacaaacccttctctttatttggtgaagtatgacggaattgacagtgtctacggacaggagctccacagcgatgagaggattttaaatcttaaggtcttgcctcacaaagtagtttttcctcaggtgagggatgtccacctcgcaggcgcactggttggcagagaggtacaacacaaatttgaggggaaagatggctctgaggacaactggagtgggatggtgctagcccaggtgccattcttacaggactatttttacatttcctacaagaaggatccggtcctctacgtctatcagctcctggatgactacaaggaaggtaacctccacatcattccagagacccctctggctgaggcgagatcaggtgatgacaatgacttcttaataggttcctgggtgcagtacaccagagatgatggatccaaaaagttcggaaaggttgtttacaaagttctagccaatcctactgtgtactttatcaaatttctcggtgacctccatatctatgtctatactctggtgtcaaatatcacttaa